Genomic segment of Xanthomonas sp. DAR 35659:
GCGCATCCACGTACGGCGCCAGCCCGGCCCAGGTCGCGCGCATCCGCGCCACCTCGGCCACGCCGCGGTCGTAGCGGCCGAGCAGTTCGTCCCACAGCGGCCGGCCCGAGGCCATGCGGTGCTCCCACGGCACATGGTGGAACCACAGCAGGTAGTCCTCCGGCACCGTGCGCACATCGCCGAAGCGGCGCGCCAGCGGCGGCGCGTACTGCGCCACCGCGTTGCTGCCGGTCGCGCTGCGGTCGAAGCCGATGCCGGTGCGGTCGGCGCGGTGGTAGTAGACCGGATCCCAATCCGGGCGCTCGCTGCCCTCATCCCATGGCGCCGGGCCGTAGTGGTGGCCGCGGCCCATCAGGTGATGCAGGCCGAGCGGGGTCATGTAGTCGACCGCCGCCTGGTGCGAGGCCATCATCATGCCGACCACTGGCGCGACCAGGGCCGGATCGTTGCCGAAGGTCATCCGCACCCAGTCCTCGGCGATGGCCTGCGCATCGCCCTGCGGATCCCAGGCCAGCCGCCCGAACGCGTACCAGTTGGCCTGGTCGAAGATCGAGCCGCACCAGTTGCGGTCCGCGCCGATGTTGGCGACCCCGGCGATGCCGCTGAGCGCATGGCCATCCACGGCGCCCTCCACCACCCGCGCCACCGTCGCCTGCTTGCCGCGGTACGTGTTCGATTGCAGGGTCTCCTGGTACAGCGTGCCCAGGTAGACCAGATGCGTGGCGAAGCCGAGGTACTCCTTGGTGATCTGGAATTCCAGCATCAGCGGGGTCTTCGGCATCGCCCCGAACAAGGGATGGAACGGCTCGCGCGGCTGGAAGTCGATGGCGCCGTTCTTGACCTGCACCACCACGTTGTCGCGGAATGTCCCGTCCAGCGGCACGAACTCGCTGTACGCCTGCTTGGCGCGGTCGTCCGGCTGCGTGTGCGAATAGACGAAGGCGCGCCACATCACCACGCCGCCGTGCGGCGCCAGCGCCTCGGCAAGCATGTTGGCGCCGTCGGCGTGGCTGCGGCCGTAGTCCTGCGGGCCCGGCTGGCCTTCGGAATTGGCCTTGACCAGGAAGCCGCCGAAATCGGGAATGCGCGCGTAGATCGCATCGGCCTTGTCGCGCCACCAGCGGCGCACCGCCGGGTCCAGCGGATCGGCGGTCGGCAGCCCGCCGAGTTCGATCGGCGCGCTGAAGCGCGCGCTCAGGTACACGCGGATGCCGTACGGCCGCAGCGCGTCGGCCAGCGCCGCGGCCTTGTCCAGATAGTCCGGGGTCAGGCTCCAGGCCTTGGCGTTGACGTTGTTCAACACCGCGCCGTTGAGGCCGATGGAGGCATTGGCGCGCGCGTAGTCGGTGTAGCGCGGGTCCACGTAGCCGGGCAGCTTCTGCCAGTCCCACAGCGAGGCGCCGGCATAGCCGCGTTCGACCACGCCATCCAGGTTGTCCCAGTGGTCGAGCACGCGCAGCTTCACCCGCGGCACCTCGCGCAGCGCCAACCCGGCAGGCGCCTGCCCGGTCTGCAGCAAGCGCAGCAAGTGGAATGCCGCGTACAGCACGCCGCGCTCGCCGCCGCCGACCAACACGGTGGCCGGACGGCCGTCGATGCGCACGCTGCGGATCAGGTAGCCCTCCTCGCCCAGGCCGCGCGTGTCCAGGCGCAGCCGCGCGATCGCCGGCGTGGCCGGGGTGCCGAGCACGATCGCGCCGGCGCGGTCCGCCGTGGGCGCGAGCGGCGGCGCGGCGCCGAGCAGGCCGCCCAGGCCACGGCGCAGCTCCTCGCGCGCGGCGCGCTGCATCGGCGTGTCGGCGGCGGCCACCAGTTGCGTCGCCGCGTCGCGCCACGGCGCCGCCTGCGCCGGCGCCATTGGTTGGTAGCGCAACCATAGGTCGTAGCCGTCCTCGGCCTGCGCCGCCACGGCCGGCAGCAGCAGGGCCAGCCACAGGCAGGCGCTCCCCAGCCAGCCGCCACGCAGCGGACGCCGGCGTCGTGGCGCGCGCGACACGGCATGGGCGCTCATGCGCGCGGCCTCGGCGCTGCGGCCGGCGCGCGGCGATGGTCGCCGCCCACCCGGCTTCCCGGTACCATGCAGGCGTCACTCGTGTCGGGATCCGCACCGTGCCGCGGCACCGTCGCGCACGCGGCTTGCGCAGAACCTCCCCGGTCGACACCCACGCCCGCACGCCAGCGAAGAGGTCCATCTTGGAGAAGGTCAGGAAATCGGTGCGCCGCAAGAGCCTTGCCGTGACCATCGACGAGGTGGCCGCGCTGGCCAAGGTCTCGCCGATGACCGTGTCGCGGGTGATCAACGGCCAGGGCAACGTGCGCGACACCACCCGCGAGCAGGTCATGCGCGCGGTCGAGACGCTCGGCTACACGCCGAACCTGGCGGCCAGCGCGCTGGCCGCCGCGCAGAACACGCGGGTCGCGCTGATCTACAGCAATCCCAGCGGCGCCTATCTCGGCGAATTGCTGGTCGGCGTGCTGCGCGCCGCCTCGCGCACCTCGATCCAGGTGGTGGTGGATTACTGGGACGACCTCGGCGCCGAGGCCGAACGCAAGGCCGCGCGCAAGCTGGCCAAGAGCGTGGCCGGGGTGATCCTGCCGCCGCCGCTGTGCGAATCGGAGGCCGCGATCCACGAACTGGTGCGCGCCAAGGTGCCGGTGGTGGCGATCGCCTCGGACCGTTTCAGCGAACAGGTGGCCTGCGTGCGCGTGGACGAGTTCAATGCCAGCAAGGACATCACCGCCTACCTGATCGCGCAGGGCCACACCCGCATCGGCTACATCGCCGGGCGCTCCAACCTGTCGGCCAGCGCGCGCCGCTTCGAAGGCTTCCAGGCGGCCCTGGCCGAGGCCGGGCTGCGCCTGGACCGGCACCTGCTGCAGCCGGGCGACTACACCTATCGTTCCGGCCTGGAGGCCGCCGAAAAGCTGCTGTCGCGGCGGCAACCGCCCAGCGCCATCATCGCCAGCAACGACGACATGGCCGCCGCGGCGATCTCGGTCGCGCACCGGCGCGGCCTGGACGTGCCGCGTGACCTGTCGGTGGTCGGCTTCGACGACACTTCCGCCGCCACCGCGGTGTGGCCGGAACTGACCACCGTGCGCCAGCCGATCGCGGCGATGGCCGACGCGGCGATCGACATCCTGCTGCGCAGCATCCGCAACAAGGAACGTACGGCTCGGGCGAAGATCGATCATGTGCTCGCTCATCAACTGGTCAAGCGCGATTCGGTCGCCGCGCCGGCCACCGCGCGCCGCCAGCGGCGCTGACGCGGCGGCGGCCGGCGGACGCGGCCTCAGCGGATCAGGTACTGGTTGATCAGGTTCTCGTAGGCTTCCTGGCGGCCGCTGCGTTGCTGGGGTTCGCCGTTGCCCGCCGCGTACTTGGCCAGGTCGGCCAGCGTGCTGGTGCCGTTGGCGAAGGCCGCGCCGGCGCCGCTGTCGAAGCTGGCGTAGCGCTCGGCGCGCCACTGCTCCAGCGGCGAGGCCGTCAGCAGCGCATGGGCCACTTCCAGGCCGCGCGCGAACGCGTCCATGCCGCCGATGTGCGCCAGGAACAGGTCCTGCGGATCGGACGACTCGCGCCGCACCTTGGCGTCGAAGTTCAGCCCGCCCGGCGCCAGCCCGCCCTGCCGCAGCACCACCAGCATCGCGCCCACCGTGTCGTACAGGTCGGTCGGGAACTGGTCGGTGTC
This window contains:
- a CDS encoding LacI family DNA-binding transcriptional regulator, with translation MEKVRKSVRRKSLAVTIDEVAALAKVSPMTVSRVINGQGNVRDTTREQVMRAVETLGYTPNLAASALAAAQNTRVALIYSNPSGAYLGELLVGVLRAASRTSIQVVVDYWDDLGAEAERKAARKLAKSVAGVILPPPLCESEAAIHELVRAKVPVVAIASDRFSEQVACVRVDEFNASKDITAYLIAQGHTRIGYIAGRSNLSASARRFEGFQAALAEAGLRLDRHLLQPGDYTYRSGLEAAEKLLSRRQPPSAIIASNDDMAAAAISVAHRRGLDVPRDLSVVGFDDTSAATAVWPELTTVRQPIAAMADAAIDILLRSIRNKERTARAKIDHVLAHQLVKRDSVAAPATARRQRR
- a CDS encoding alpha-glucuronidase family glycosyl hydrolase, producing MSAHAVSRAPRRRRPLRGGWLGSACLWLALLLPAVAAQAEDGYDLWLRYQPMAPAQAAPWRDAATQLVAAADTPMQRAAREELRRGLGGLLGAAPPLAPTADRAGAIVLGTPATPAIARLRLDTRGLGEEGYLIRSVRIDGRPATVLVGGGERGVLYAAFHLLRLLQTGQAPAGLALREVPRVKLRVLDHWDNLDGVVERGYAGASLWDWQKLPGYVDPRYTDYARANASIGLNGAVLNNVNAKAWSLTPDYLDKAAALADALRPYGIRVYLSARFSAPIELGGLPTADPLDPAVRRWWRDKADAIYARIPDFGGFLVKANSEGQPGPQDYGRSHADGANMLAEALAPHGGVVMWRAFVYSHTQPDDRAKQAYSEFVPLDGTFRDNVVVQVKNGAIDFQPREPFHPLFGAMPKTPLMLEFQITKEYLGFATHLVYLGTLYQETLQSNTYRGKQATVARVVEGAVDGHALSGIAGVANIGADRNWCGSIFDQANWYAFGRLAWDPQGDAQAIAEDWVRMTFGNDPALVAPVVGMMMASHQAAVDYMTPLGLHHLMGRGHHYGPAPWDEGSERPDWDPVYYHRADRTGIGFDRSATGSNAVAQYAPPLARRFGDVRTVPEDYLLWFHHVPWEHRMASGRPLWDELLGRYDRGVAEVARMRATWAGLAPYVDAPRYRQVADFLAIQQREAQWWRDASIAYWQHVSGRALPPGIAAPPHPLAYYQSLAFPYAPGNPK